CACCAACACATAGAAAGCTTGTCACCTCCCGACCCACTCCTGGGCATGTAAGCTCCACATGaaatcgttatcagattcaaaaccgaatttacgacagtatcagATGCATCGACACCACCTACAGAGTGCCCTTAAGCACGACCTTACCTGGTATCTCCCAAAAATGTAAAAAGCGTATAGCAGCGAGATGCATCTGTATTTTTGGTATACCAgtttattatcctttttatggGTAGTACCAACCATCCACTTGTCCTTTTCTTCGTTCCACATTTCCCGAATCAGCGTGTAAACGTTCTTTCCAACTACTACGATTCCAGGGGTCTCACCTCAAAAAGAAAGATATGGATAGGCTTTGGATGAGACGGTTCTTTGCACTGGAGCGATCCGTGTCATTAGGGATAAAAACTGACGATCCCTCCCCCAGTTTTCAACGCAGTCCATTTTTGGTGTGAACTGGCAGAACTTCTCGGAGCATCTGTTGTCAACTCTCCTCACTCATGGCGGCATTATACTGAGTCTAGATCCTTGAATCTGCCGTTTATACAACAAAAGCTCGCATCCAAATGTCATCTCTGTCAGACCCAATTGCTGCAATGAGTAGGTGTCACcaatcacttgaagaaaaaGACATGATAGTGAGGGCTGGACAATTTTTAACCGGGGCCCAGTTTTTCTGAATCATTTTCACCCAAGGACcggatttcctctctgcggtcCACTGTCAATGTTATAAATTGATGCATTCTCTTAACTTAGCTAACTCAAACGGTCTCAACAAAtttgcatccaaaatctaaaaacctcgaaaatatttaaaaatttcttcatattctaaaaattattttgatagCGCCAAAGACAAAACCATTGCCAGAAAACAGCAACATTAGTTTACAAAACTGTAGCATAATTTTTACCAACATTAAGGGGGCCTGCCGTTCTTCTTGGCAGAGATTATAATTTGCCGTGGTCCCAAAGACGTCATTGTAATATACTTCTCCTCAGGGTTCATTTCACCTTAAGTATAGATACATGTGTCATAGATACACTTAGCCAGTGAAAAGATATTCTTCTTTATTACCTTCAACCTTTTCATAGAATTTGTCCCTTAAATCACGCCGAGTAACGAAGCGATTTTTGAATATCCCTCGCCGGGCACTTGGGGGACTTGCAGCGATTGCCGAAACCTCAGTTTCAAAATTCTTTAAGCGCGCTCCTGGATCAACTCTGCTGGGAGTTTTCTCTCCAGGTTCACAGTCTCCAACTGTTGTGTTCACCCTTTTTTGCAATGCTGAAAATTTTAGACCATTTCGtatgaaatattttccaaaagaaaaagaaaactcaCCTAGTTTCGACGATTTAATGTCATCATTAGACACCCTCCTTAATCCGTGGATATCTGTCACCCTCTTTTGAATTTTCTGGAAACTGTCATCTTTGGTTGGTGGTTTTGTCTTACCATTAATTTTGGGCCTTTTATGTGAAGAATCTTCAAACTCTTCTTCGATTTCTTGcatgttcttctcttctggaGGTGGCGTAgacattttattttcttcatccTCTGACTGTCCCTCCTCTATTTCCTCGTCGTCCGTTAATCCAGTTTTAGGTGGGTTATCTACATCAGGTTTCATAGCCGCGGAAGATTTTTCTTCTTGAGAAGATCTTTCttgttcatcttcttcttcaggaGTCCTGGTTGAATCATCGGCACATTGATTTCCGTTGTTGGTCATAATGAACCAAATTAATAAGGCGAGAGAAAACATCCCCAGAAGATTTATAGGTTGATCTTTCATGTTTTTCAGATACTCTTCAAAGGATTTATAGTTCAGTGCTACCAAGATGCTTCGAGTATGTGGTTGAACATCAGGGGCCCGACCCCAATGGCATGGGATTATTCCCATATTGGCCAATTGTTCGAAGAAGCCCATAGTGACAA
The window above is part of the Hermetia illucens chromosome 3, iHerIll2.2.curated.20191125, whole genome shotgun sequence genome. Proteins encoded here:
- the LOC119651950 gene encoding uncharacterized protein LOC119651950, with amino-acid sequence MGFFEQLANMGIIPCHWGRAPDVQPHTRSILVALNYKSFEEYLKNMKDQPINLLGMFSLALLIWFIMTNNGNQCADDSTRTPEEEDEQERSSQEEKSSAAMKPDVDNPPKTGLTDDEEIEEGQSEDEENKMSTPPPEEKNMQEIEEEFEDSSHKRPKINGKTKPPTKDDSFQKIQKRVTDIHGLRRVSNDDIKSSKLALQKRVNTTVGDCEPGEKTPSRVDPGARLKNFETEVSAIAASPPSARRGIFKNRFVTRRDLRDKFYEKVEGEMNPEEKYITMTSLGPRQIIISAKKNGRPP